The proteins below are encoded in one region of Ricinus communis isolate WT05 ecotype wild-type chromosome 6, ASM1957865v1, whole genome shotgun sequence:
- the LOC8260136 gene encoding glycerol-3-phosphate dehydrogenase SDP6, mitochondrial has product MSSSSSAIRFRRLGTAAIISAVSGGAILLSPNISSSDRGGGPALDAVRQRINDFNAVVPSRAAQESALIAAGANNPLDVLVIGGGATGSGAALDAVTRGLRVGLVEREDFSSGTSSRSTKLIHGGVRYLEKAVFNLDYGQLKLVFHALEERKQVIDNAPHMCHALPCMTPCFSWFETLYYWMGLKMYDLVAGPRLLHLSRYYSARESLELFPTLAKKGKDRSLWGTVVYYDGQMNDSRVNVSLACTAALAGAAVLNHAEVLSLLKDEAHGHIIGARIRDNLSGKEFDTYAKVVVNAAGPFCDSVRKMVNKDVQPMIAPSSGVHIVLPDYYSPEGMGLIVPKTKDGRVVFMLPWLGRTVAGTTDSNTVITALPEPHEDEIQFILDAISDYLSVKVRRTDVLSAWSGIRPLAVDPSAKNTESISRDHVVCEDYPGLVTITGGKWTTYRSMAEDAVDAAIKSGKLSPSNGCVTQNLSLVGGDGWEPSSFTVLAQQYKRMKKTYGGKVVPGAMDTAAAKHLSHAYGTMAERVAAIAQNEGLGKRLAHGYPFLEAEVAYCARQEYCESAVDFIARRSRLAFLDTDAAGRALPRVIEILATEHNWDKGRQKEELEKAKRFLETFKSSKNAQFHDGKH; this is encoded by the exons AtgtcctcctcctcctccgcCATTCGCTTCCGTCGTCTAGGCACAGCGGCGATCATCTCCGCCGTATCTGGAGGGGCCATCCTTCTCTCTCCTAATATATCCTCCAGCGACCGAGGCGGTGGACCTGCTCTCGACGCCGTAAGGCAGAGGATCAATGATTTTAATGCGGTTGTTCCGTCGCGAGCGGCTCAAGAATCGGCTTTGATCGCCGCTGGTGCGAACAATCCTCTTGATGTTTTGGTGATTGGTGGTGGCGCCACCGGTTCTGGAGCGGCGCTTGATGCTGTGACACGTGGACTTCGCGTTGGTCTTGTTGAAAGAGAGGATTTTTCTTCTGGTACCTCTTCTAGGTCAACAAAGTTAATTCATGGAG GAGTTCGCTACCTGGAGAAAGCTGTCTTTAATCTTGACTATGGGCAACTAAAGCTAGTTTTCCATGCACTTGAGGAGCGTAAACAGGTGATTGATAATGCACCACACATGTGCCATGCTTTGCCTTGCATGACACCCTGTTTTAGCTGGTTTGAGACGCTATATTATTGGATGGGCTTGAAAATGTACGATTTGGTCGCAGGACCACGCTTGTTACATTTGTCTAGATATTATTCTGCTAGGGAGTCCCTTGAACTCTTCCCCACTCTTGCTAAAAAGGGTAAGGATAGAAGCTTATGGGGCACAGTGGTGTATTACGATGGGCAGATGAATGACTCACGTGTTAATGTCAGTTTGGCCTGTACTGCTGCTTTAGCAGGTGCAGCTGTACTCAACCATGCTGAGGTGTTATCTTTGCTAAAAGATGAGGCTCATGGGCATATAATTGGTGCACGGATCCGGGACAATCTATCTG GCAAAGAGTTTGACACCTATGCAAAAGTTGTAGTGAATGCGGCTGGGCCATTTTGTGACTCTGTAAGGAAAATGGTTAACAAAGATGTACAACCTATGATTGCTCCTAGCAGCGGTGTACATATTGTTCTCCCTGATTATTATTCCCCAGAGGGAATGGGCTTGATTGTTCCCAAAACAAAAGATGGGCGTGTTGTTTTCATGTTGCCATGGTTGGGAAGAACAGTTGCTGGGACTACAGATTCTAACACTGTCATAACTGCGCTTCCGGAACCTCACGAGGATGAGATTCAGTTTATACTTGATGCTATTTCGGATTACCTTAGTGTTAAG GTTCGTCGCACAGATGTTCTTTCCGCCTGGAGTGGTATTCGCCCATTAGCTGTGGATCCATCAGCAAAGAACACTGAGAGCATCTCTAGAGATCATGTGGTATGTGAAGATTATCCTGGTTTGGTCACAATCACTGGTGGAAAATGGACTACTTACCGCAG CATGGCAGAAGATGCTGTTGATGCAGCAATAAAGTCTGGGAAGCTGAGTCCATCAAATGGATGTGTAACTCAAAACCTGAGCCTTGTTGGTGGAGATGGATGGGAGCCTTCATCATTCACAGTTCTTGCTCAACAATATAAGCGCATGAAGAAGACATATGGTGGGAAAGTTGTCCCTGGAGCAATGGATACTGCCGCTGCTAAGCACTTATCGCATGCATATGGTACAATGGCCGAACGAGTAGCTGCCATTGCTCAG AATGAAGGTCTAGGGAAGCGACTTGCCCATGGCTACCCTTTTCTTGAGGCAGAGGTCGCGTACTGTGCCCGACAGGAGTATTGCGAATCTGCTGTTGATTTCATTGCTAGAAGATCAAGGCTTGCTTTTCTAGATACTGATGCAGCAGGCCGGGCACTGCCGCGCGTCATTGAGATACTGGCTACTGAGCACAACTGGGATAAAGGAAGACAGAAGGAAGAGTTAGAAAAAGCCAAAAGATTCTTGGAGACTTTCAAGTCGTCGAAAAATGCTCAGTTTCATGATGGGAAGCATTGA